One stretch of Nitrospinota bacterium DNA includes these proteins:
- a CDS encoding adenylate kinase, protein MILILLGPPGAGKGTQAKKIIEKFEIPQISTGDILREAVKNETEMGLKAKEFMDHGMLVPDEVVIEIICDRTNEDDCGDGFILDGFPRTLKQGRSLDDMLKAKGLQIDHVIDFEIDRETVVTRIAGRRTCKSCGFGYHIRFSPPEKDGVCDKCGGELFQRGDDNEATVGKRYEVYKQQSEELKGYYGKKGSFHSINGMLEIDDIYRKVEEIIGKGHDNP, encoded by the coding sequence GTGATCCTAATCCTTCTTGGTCCACCGGGGGCCGGAAAAGGGACACAGGCAAAGAAGATAATAGAAAAGTTTGAGATCCCCCAGATTTCCACAGGCGACATTCTCCGGGAAGCGGTAAAGAACGAGACCGAGATGGGGCTGAAGGCCAAGGAATTTATGGATCACGGGATGCTGGTTCCCGACGAGGTCGTGATTGAGATAATCTGCGACCGAACGAATGAGGATGATTGCGGTGACGGGTTCATCCTTGACGGGTTCCCGAGGACGCTGAAACAGGGGCGGTCGCTGGATGATATGCTGAAGGCCAAGGGGCTTCAGATTGACCATGTAATTGATTTTGAGATTGATCGGGAAACCGTTGTTACAAGGATAGCCGGAAGAAGGACTTGCAAAAGCTGTGGATTCGGGTATCATATACGTTTTTCCCCACCTGAGAAGGATGGCGTCTGCGACAAGTGCGGAGGCGAGTTGTTCCAGAGGGGGGATGATAACGAGGCAACGGTAGGAAAACGTTACGAAGTATATAAGCAGCAATCGGAAGAGCTGAAGGGATATTACGGTAAAAAAGGTAGTTTCCACAGCATTAACGGGATGCTGGAGATTGATGATATTTACAGGAAAGTGGAAGAGATAATCGGCAAGGGGCATGATAATCCTTAA
- the rplF gene encoding 50S ribosomal protein L6, with protein sequence MSRIGKKPITIPAGVTVSVNGNVIEVKGPKGTLKQTGREPITVKIEGSTINLDRPNDSKTNKSLHGLMRSLIANMIEGVTKGFEKKLELQGVGYRATLQGKNLGLALGFSHPVVIEPPAGISFDVSKKQTDITVIGIDKQVVGQVAANIRSCRPVEPYKGKGVRYLGERVIKKAGKSVSAGK encoded by the coding sequence ATGTCAAGAATAGGAAAAAAACCAATAACGATACCCGCGGGCGTTACCGTCTCTGTCAACGGTAATGTAATCGAGGTTAAAGGGCCTAAAGGTACGCTTAAGCAGACCGGAAGGGAGCCTATAACCGTCAAGATCGAAGGTTCTACCATCAATCTTGATCGTCCAAACGACAGCAAAACAAACAAGTCGCTCCACGGCCTGATGCGTTCCCTCATCGCGAACATGATAGAGGGGGTTACAAAAGGCTTTGAAAAAAAACTGGAGCTTCAGGGTGTTGGTTACAGAGCGACACTGCAGGGGAAGAACCTCGGCTTGGCGCTTGGCTTTTCACATCCTGTAGTGATCGAACCACCGGCTGGGATCTCGTTCGATGTAAGCAAAAAGCAGACGGATATAACCGTTATCGGAATAGACAAGCAGGTTGTAGGCCAGGTGGCCGCCAATATCAGAAGTTGCAGGCCTGTTGAGCCATACAAGGGCAAAGGGGTTCGCTACCTCGGCGAGAGAGTAATCAAAAAGGCCGGTAAGTCGGTTTCGGCTGGAAAATAG
- the rplR gene encoding 50S ribosomal protein L18, giving the protein MQAKKDLRFKRKFRIRKKIRGSSVRPRLTVFKSNRHFTIQVIDDDAGKTIVSANSVEKDLRSKFKSNNIKAAGELAAIVADRAKSKGITKMVFDRNGYVYHGRVKKIAESLRENGIEI; this is encoded by the coding sequence ATGCAGGCAAAAAAAGATCTAAGGTTTAAAAGAAAGTTCCGCATCAGGAAAAAGATAAGGGGTAGCTCGGTCAGGCCGAGGCTTACAGTTTTCAAAAGCAACAGGCACTTTACCATTCAGGTAATAGATGATGACGCAGGCAAGACGATAGTATCGGCCAATTCCGTTGAAAAGGACCTCAGGTCGAAGTTCAAAAGCAATAACATCAAAGCTGCCGGTGAATTGGCGGCGATCGTTGCTGATAGAGCAAAATCCAAGGGAATAACAAAGATGGTCTTCGACCGGAACGGTTATGTCTATCATGGACGAGTCAAAAAGATCGCAGAAAGTTTGAGGGAAAACGGCATTGAAATTTGA
- the rpsH gene encoding 30S ribosomal protein S8, whose product MVTDPIADMLTRIRNAMMAGHDKVDIPSSNMLVNIAEILRKEGYINDYKVVKDHKQGTLKIFIKWIRPKEAAIKGIRRISTPGRRTYTKAKDLPKVLRGLGIAIISTNKGILTDHEARQQNCGGEILCYVW is encoded by the coding sequence ATGGTAACTGATCCTATTGCAGACATGTTAACGAGAATAAGGAACGCCATGATGGCGGGCCATGACAAGGTGGACATACCTTCGTCCAACATGCTTGTGAATATCGCCGAAATACTCCGCAAGGAAGGCTATATAAACGATTACAAGGTGGTGAAGGATCATAAGCAGGGGACGCTCAAGATATTCATTAAATGGATAAGGCCGAAAGAGGCCGCCATAAAGGGTATCAGGAGAATAAGCACCCCGGGCAGAAGAACATACACAAAGGCAAAGGATCTACCCAAAGTCTTGCGCGGACTTGGGATAGCGATAATTTCAACAAACAAAGGGATATTAACCGACCACGAAGCGCGGCAACAAAATTGCGGTGGTGAAATCCTGTGCTACGTCTGGTGA
- the rpsD gene encoding 30S ribosomal protein S4 encodes MARYTGPACRLCRREGTKLFLKGDRCVTAKCSIDRKNYFPGQHGPNARRKKETEYGIQLREKQKARRIYGLLERQFKNTFQKAQKKDGITGEVFLQMLEKRLDNVIYRLGFATSRQQARQFVGHNHVAVNGKKINLPSYMVKKGDVIEVRKKSLKKKLFTETVDRRSKLPLVSWLSWAEGELKGTVLDEPKIEDFGLPVKEQLIVEFYSK; translated from the coding sequence TTGGCTAGATACACTGGACCCGCTTGTAGGCTGTGCCGCAGGGAAGGCACGAAACTTTTTCTTAAAGGCGATCGTTGCGTCACGGCGAAATGCTCGATAGACAGGAAAAACTATTTCCCTGGACAGCACGGGCCGAATGCAAGGCGCAAAAAAGAGACTGAATACGGAATACAGCTTCGTGAAAAACAGAAAGCCCGCAGGATATACGGTCTTCTCGAGAGGCAGTTCAAGAACACTTTCCAGAAAGCCCAGAAGAAGGATGGTATTACCGGCGAAGTGTTCCTTCAGATGCTTGAAAAAAGGCTCGACAATGTCATTTACCGCCTCGGTTTTGCCACCAGCAGACAGCAGGCAAGACAGTTCGTCGGCCATAACCACGTTGCGGTGAACGGAAAGAAGATCAACCTCCCCTCATACATGGTTAAAAAAGGGGATGTGATAGAGGTAAGGAAAAAGAGCCTGAAGAAAAAACTCTTCACGGAAACAGTGGACAGAAGATCGAAATTGCCGCTCGTTTCATGGCTTTCATGGGCCGAGGGAGAATTGAAAGGAACGGTTCTGGACGAGCCAAAAATTGAGGACTTCGGTCTGCCGGTTAAAGAACAGCTTATCGTTGAGTTTTACTCGAAGTAA
- the map gene encoding type I methionyl aminopeptidase, which produces MIILKTEEEIEKLRRANQIVAKTLSRIVELVEAGITTEELDLTAERMILAEGAKPSFKGYRGFPSALCVSINEEVVHGIPGKRKLKKGDVVKLDLGTNYEGYFGDSAVTVPVGDVSDDVMHLLRSTREALYKGIEQMKEGNYLSDISHAIQKHAEMNGFSVVTDFVGHGIGRAPHEDPQVPNYGPPGQGPKLKAGMVLAVEPMVNVGTHEVKVLSDDWTVVTLDGKLSAHFEHSVAVTKNGPDILSELVQE; this is translated from the coding sequence ATGATAATCCTTAAAACTGAAGAGGAAATCGAGAAGTTAAGGCGTGCCAACCAGATTGTCGCAAAGACGCTTTCCAGGATCGTTGAATTGGTTGAAGCCGGTATCACTACCGAGGAACTGGACCTTACCGCTGAAAGGATGATCCTGGCGGAAGGGGCAAAACCCTCGTTTAAGGGGTACAGGGGTTTCCCGAGTGCGCTTTGCGTTTCTATAAACGAGGAAGTGGTGCACGGGATCCCGGGTAAAAGAAAGTTGAAGAAGGGCGATGTTGTAAAACTCGACCTTGGCACGAATTACGAAGGATATTTCGGCGACAGCGCGGTGACTGTCCCCGTTGGCGACGTATCTGATGATGTGATGCATCTTCTCAGGTCGACGCGCGAGGCTCTTTACAAAGGTATTGAGCAGATGAAGGAAGGAAACTACCTTTCCGACATTTCGCACGCGATACAGAAGCATGCCGAGATGAATGGATTTTCGGTAGTTACCGACTTTGTCGGTCACGGCATAGGCAGGGCGCCGCATGAGGATCCGCAGGTTCCGAACTACGGACCTCCAGGGCAGGGGCCGAAATTGAAGGCCGGCATGGTGCTGGCAGTTGAACCGATGGTTAACGTCGGGACGCACGAAGTAAAGGTGCTGTCCGATGACTGGACAGTGGTTACGCTGGACGGAAAACTTTCCGCCCATTTTGAACATAGCGTAGCGGTTACGAAGAACGGCCCGGATATTTTAAGTGAATTGGTGCAGGAATGA
- the rpsM gene encoding 30S ribosomal protein S13, which produces MARIAGIDIPRQKRVVIALTYIYGIGETTSRRILKSAGIDESTRVKDLTEQNVNKLRTIIEKSHTVEGDLRRNIQMDIKRLMDIGSYRGMRHKRGLPVRGQRTQTNARTRKGPKRTVAASKKVANK; this is translated from the coding sequence ATGGCTCGAATAGCTGGCATAGACATACCGAGACAGAAAAGGGTAGTAATAGCCCTAACATATATTTACGGCATTGGCGAGACAACCAGCCGGAGGATACTTAAATCGGCGGGTATCGACGAGAGCACAAGGGTTAAGGATCTTACCGAACAGAACGTAAATAAGCTGAGAACAATTATTGAAAAGAGCCATACGGTCGAAGGCGACCTTAGGCGTAACATACAGATGGATATTAAGCGCCTCATGGATATCGGCAGTTACCGGGGAATGAGGCACAAAAGGGGCCTGCCGGTTCGCGGACAGCGTACACAAACAAACGCGCGCACAAGGAAGGGTCCGAAGAGGACTGTTGCGGCGTCCAAAAAGGTAGCAAATAAATAA
- the rplE gene encoding 50S ribosomal protein L5, whose product MASKLHEKYKNEVVQALMKELGLKNYYQVPKLEKITLNMGLGEAVSDSKVIEGGVYTLSTITGQKPVVTRSKKAISNFKLRAGIPIGVKVTVRGERMYEFLERLIVAALPRVRDFRGVSGKGFDGYGNYTLGIKEQLIFPEIDYDKIYKVMGMNISIGTTARNDVEGKALLRLLGMPFRN is encoded by the coding sequence ATGGCATCGAAGCTGCACGAGAAATACAAGAACGAGGTTGTTCAGGCTCTGATGAAAGAGCTTGGGCTTAAGAACTATTACCAGGTTCCGAAGCTGGAGAAGATAACCCTGAACATGGGGCTTGGTGAAGCGGTCTCCGACAGCAAGGTGATCGAAGGGGGCGTATACACGCTTTCCACGATAACCGGTCAGAAGCCCGTTGTTACCAGGTCGAAGAAGGCGATATCGAACTTCAAGCTGAGGGCGGGAATACCGATAGGCGTGAAGGTAACAGTACGCGGAGAGAGGATGTACGAATTCCTCGAGCGGCTGATAGTCGCCGCGCTTCCTCGTGTAAGGGACTTCCGCGGAGTATCTGGAAAGGGTTTCGACGGGTACGGCAACTACACGCTTGGGATAAAGGAACAGCTCATTTTCCCGGAAATAGACTACGACAAGATTTATAAGGTTATGGGAATGAACATTTCCATTGGAACGACCGCAAGGAACGATGTGGAAGGCAAAGCATTGCTTAGATTGCTCGGCATGCCGTTTAGGAATTAG
- the rpsE gene encoding 30S ribosomal protein S5: MRDMADSEIELEERVIFINRVAKVVKGGRRFSFSALVVVGDKAGTVGVGYGKAAEVPESIKKAISVAKKNLKKIVIKDGTIPYDVIGRFGAGHVIMRPASKGTGVIAGGPVRAVLEVLGISDILTKSLGTSNPNNVVHATMEALLALRTPESIKKMRETSMGGAEETK; the protein is encoded by the coding sequence ATGAGGGATATGGCAGACTCCGAAATTGAACTCGAAGAACGGGTTATCTTTATCAACAGGGTCGCGAAGGTCGTAAAGGGCGGACGCAGATTCAGTTTCAGCGCCCTGGTAGTGGTAGGCGACAAGGCCGGTACGGTTGGTGTCGGCTATGGCAAGGCCGCGGAGGTTCCGGAATCTATTAAGAAGGCGATCTCAGTCGCTAAAAAGAATCTGAAAAAAATAGTAATTAAGGACGGAACGATCCCCTACGATGTAATAGGGAGATTTGGAGCGGGGCATGTAATCATGAGGCCGGCTTCAAAAGGTACAGGCGTTATCGCCGGCGGTCCGGTTCGCGCGGTTCTTGAGGTTCTAGGCATAAGCGATATCCTCACGAAATCGCTCGGAACCAGCAATCCGAACAATGTTGTTCACGCGACGATGGAAGCGTTGCTTGCGTTGAGGACTCCTGAAAGCATTAAAAAGATGCGTGAAACATCGATGGGTGGAGCGGAAGAAACAAAATGA
- a CDS encoding type Z 30S ribosomal protein S14: MAKASMMAKAKKKPKFKVRAYNRCPLCGRPRAFLRKFEMCRICFRKLALEGKLPGVTKSSW; encoded by the coding sequence TTGGCTAAAGCTTCAATGATGGCGAAGGCGAAAAAGAAGCCGAAGTTCAAGGTCAGGGCATACAACAGGTGTCCGCTTTGCGGGAGGCCAAGGGCGTTCCTCCGAAAATTCGAGATGTGCAGAATATGTTTTAGAAAACTGGCGCTGGAAGGAAAACTTCCTGGCGTAACAAAATCTAGCTGGTAA
- a CDS encoding DNA-directed RNA polymerase subunit alpha, which produces MSMDLQDMVSPKRLECVEKSADKTFGRFVAEPLERGFGATIGNSIRRYLLSSIRGAAVYAIKIEGIHHEFSTLPSIYEDVSEIILNFKELVIKHQEGTDKAAITIDESGKKEITGDDIKCPANVEVINKGIHIASLMDKNSNFKAELFTRMGRGYVPSEEQEVDSTDIALIPLDSNFSPILKVNVIVEKTRVGHYSDYDKLILDVWTNGTIDPEDAVSDAAKIQRDHMLLFMNKEDEIEIPVKESKAEKVKQPTINLNRSVEELELSVRSYNCLQKANIKTIAELVEKTDSEMLKTRNFGRKSLNEIKAILTEMGLRLGMSKEEIEGN; this is translated from the coding sequence ATGAGTATGGATTTGCAGGATATGGTGAGTCCCAAGCGTCTTGAGTGCGTGGAAAAAAGCGCAGACAAAACATTTGGTAGATTCGTCGCAGAGCCTCTCGAAAGGGGATTTGGCGCGACAATAGGTAACTCAATACGGAGGTATCTCCTATCCTCAATTAGGGGCGCGGCTGTTTACGCCATCAAGATAGAAGGCATACATCACGAGTTCTCCACGCTTCCAAGCATTTACGAGGACGTTTCGGAGATCATTCTTAATTTCAAGGAACTGGTCATAAAGCATCAGGAAGGTACGGACAAGGCGGCTATTACGATAGATGAATCTGGGAAAAAAGAAATCACCGGCGACGACATTAAATGCCCTGCCAATGTTGAAGTAATAAACAAGGGGATACATATCGCGAGTCTGATGGATAAAAACTCCAATTTCAAGGCAGAGCTTTTCACCAGGATGGGGAGAGGATACGTCCCTTCCGAAGAGCAGGAAGTCGATTCCACCGATATAGCGCTTATCCCGCTCGATTCGAATTTTTCGCCGATATTAAAAGTAAACGTGATAGTCGAAAAAACAAGGGTAGGTCACTATTCAGACTACGATAAATTGATCCTTGACGTATGGACCAACGGGACGATCGATCCCGAGGACGCGGTTTCGGACGCGGCCAAGATACAGCGCGACCATATGCTCCTTTTCATGAACAAGGAAGACGAAATTGAAATTCCGGTTAAGGAGAGCAAGGCAGAGAAAGTCAAGCAGCCGACGATCAACCTCAATAGAAGCGTTGAGGAGCTTGAACTTTCGGTGCGTTCATATAACTGCCTTCAGAAGGCAAACATCAAGACCATCGCCGAGCTGGTGGAAAAAACGGACAGCGAAATGCTCAAGACAAGGAATTTCGGCAGAAAATCCCTTAATGAGATAAAGGCAATCCTTACCGAGATGGGACTCAGGCTCGGCATGTCCAAAGAAGAAATTGAAGGCAACTAG
- the rpsK gene encoding 30S ribosomal protein S11, giving the protein MAEKKKEGKGSGKKKAKVAPANGIAHILASFNNTIITISDTMGNVVAWATAGHLGFKGSRKGTPYAAQMTAENAAKKAMEAGMKKVEVKVKGPGGGREAAIRALQATGLQVEMIRDVTPVPHNGCRPPKRRRV; this is encoded by the coding sequence ATGGCTGAAAAGAAAAAAGAAGGCAAGGGAAGCGGAAAGAAAAAGGCGAAGGTCGCCCCGGCGAACGGAATCGCGCATATTCTCGCCTCCTTCAATAATACGATCATCACCATCAGCGATACGATGGGCAATGTTGTAGCTTGGGCGACAGCCGGGCACCTGGGATTCAAAGGTTCCAGAAAAGGTACTCCGTACGCCGCTCAGATGACCGCCGAGAACGCCGCTAAAAAAGCGATGGAAGCGGGAATGAAAAAAGTGGAAGTAAAGGTAAAAGGACCGGGTGGCGGTCGAGAAGCCGCTATTAGGGCGCTTCAGGCCACCGGACTTCAGGTTGAAATGATCAGGGATGTCACGCCGGTACCGCACAACGGTTGCCGTCCGCCCAAGAGAAGAAGGGTTTAA
- the rplO gene encoding 50S ribosomal protein L15, with amino-acid sequence MRIHTLSPGAGAKRKRKLLGRGTGSGLGKTAGRGHKGQRARSGGKSHIPGFEGGQNPIHRRLPKRGFRNIHRIEFTPVNLDRLNGVEGVSEFTPGVLAQLGIAGKSDRIKILGTGDIKRSITITAHKFSKTAKDKIEAAGGKVTEI; translated from the coding sequence ATGAGAATCCATACATTATCGCCAGGCGCTGGCGCAAAACGGAAAAGAAAACTGCTTGGCCGCGGAACAGGCTCCGGTCTTGGAAAGACTGCGGGCAGGGGACACAAGGGGCAGAGAGCCAGGTCAGGCGGAAAATCGCACATACCCGGTTTCGAAGGTGGACAGAATCCGATCCATCGAAGACTTCCGAAAAGAGGTTTTCGAAACATTCACAGAATAGAATTTACTCCTGTTAATCTAGATAGGCTGAACGGCGTTGAAGGGGTTAGCGAATTCACCCCGGGCGTTCTTGCTCAGCTCGGTATTGCAGGGAAAAGCGACAGAATTAAAATTTTGGGCACCGGTGATATAAAGAGATCCATCACCATTACCGCTCACAAATTCAGCAAGACCGCAAAAGACAAAATAGAAGCCGCTGGCGGAAAAGTAACGGAGATCTAA
- the secY gene encoding preprotein translocase subunit SecY, with protein MGTESFGNIFRVPELRNRIFFTLAMLAVYRLGSHIPVPGINSSVLAEFFASMQGTILGFFDMFSGGALSRLTIFALGIMPYISSSIIIQLLTVAVPHLEKLKKEGEQGQKKITQYTRYGTIFLALIQGSGIAFGLEAMTSPTGVPVVNDPGMAFKIITVITLTSGTAFLMWLGEQITERGVGNGISLIIFAGIVASMPNAIINSLRLLQTGELTPITALIALAIMVTVVGVIVFVETGQRRIPIQYAKRMVGRKMYSGQSSHLPLKINTSGVIPPIFASSVIMFPATIASFMQHPVMNKIADSLSPGTLIYTTIYVSTIIFFCFFYTALVFNPTDVAENMKKNGGFVPGIRPGRPTAEYIDYVLSRITLGGALYLAIVCVFPDFMIQAFSVPFYFGGTSVLIVVGVSMDTMSQVESHLVMRQYSGFLKEGRIRGRR; from the coding sequence TTGGGCACCGAGAGTTTTGGAAATATATTCCGGGTTCCCGAATTAAGAAACCGCATTTTTTTCACGCTGGCGATGCTGGCCGTTTACAGGCTCGGTTCCCACATCCCGGTTCCAGGCATTAACTCCTCCGTACTTGCGGAATTTTTTGCGAGCATGCAAGGGACCATTCTCGGCTTCTTCGATATGTTTTCCGGAGGCGCGCTCTCCAGGCTCACGATATTCGCGCTTGGCATTATGCCCTACATCAGTTCGTCAATTATTATCCAGCTCCTTACCGTAGCGGTTCCCCATCTTGAAAAACTTAAAAAAGAGGGTGAGCAGGGGCAGAAAAAGATTACCCAGTACACCAGGTACGGTACGATATTCCTCGCACTGATACAGGGTTCCGGTATTGCCTTCGGTCTTGAAGCGATGACCTCGCCAACAGGCGTTCCCGTAGTCAACGACCCGGGGATGGCTTTCAAGATAATTACCGTCATAACCCTTACATCAGGAACAGCGTTCCTGATGTGGCTCGGCGAACAGATCACGGAGCGCGGAGTTGGAAACGGGATTTCGCTTATCATCTTCGCGGGAATCGTGGCGAGCATGCCGAACGCCATAATAAACAGTCTGAGGCTACTTCAGACTGGTGAATTGACTCCGATAACCGCCCTGATAGCGCTTGCCATCATGGTGACTGTCGTCGGCGTGATAGTATTTGTCGAGACCGGACAGAGAAGGATACCTATCCAGTACGCAAAAAGAATGGTAGGGAGAAAGATGTACTCCGGGCAGTCGAGCCATCTCCCGTTGAAAATAAATACGTCAGGCGTTATCCCTCCGATCTTTGCATCCTCGGTGATAATGTTTCCGGCTACAATAGCCAGCTTCATGCAGCATCCGGTGATGAACAAGATCGCGGACAGCCTTTCTCCAGGCACGCTTATCTACACCACCATATATGTAAGCACGATCATATTTTTCTGTTTCTTCTATACAGCCTTGGTTTTCAATCCGACTGACGTTGCTGAAAATATGAAGAAGAACGGCGGATTTGTGCCCGGCATCAGGCCAGGCAGGCCCACAGCCGAATACATAGATTACGTCCTTTCCAGGATAACTCTCGGTGGCGCTCTCTATCTTGCGATAGTCTGCGTCTTCCCGGATTTCATGATCCAGGCATTTTCAGTGCCGTTCTATTTTGGCGGAACAAGCGTACTTATTGTCGTGGGTGTTTCCATGGATACCATGTCCCAGGTCGAATCGCATCTGGTTATGAGGCAATATTCCGGGTTTTTGAAAGAGGGTCGGATAAGGGGTCGAAGGTGA
- the rplQ gene encoding 50S ribosomal protein L17, with protein MRHLKDGRKLNRTASHRKALFRNLVTSLLEFERITTTLPKAKELKRYLDRMITLGKKGDLAARRRALEFVQSKEVVQKLFSTLAERYSARKGGYSRIFRSGVRHGDNAPMAVIELVDRDASAQAKRRVKRAKEEETAAVAPAAEKKKSA; from the coding sequence ATGCGACACTTAAAAGACGGCAGAAAACTAAACCGGACGGCCAGCCACAGGAAGGCGCTGTTCAGGAATCTCGTAACCTCACTTCTGGAATTCGAGAGGATCACCACAACACTGCCGAAAGCAAAAGAGCTTAAACGCTACCTCGACAGGATGATCACACTCGGTAAGAAGGGTGATCTCGCCGCCCGCAGAAGGGCGCTCGAATTCGTCCAGAGCAAGGAAGTTGTTCAAAAACTATTCTCCACGCTTGCGGAGAGATACTCGGCTCGCAAAGGGGGCTACTCCCGCATTTTTCGATCGGGCGTAAGGCATGGCGATAACGCGCCGATGGCCGTCATTGAGCTTGTAGACCGAGACGCATCGGCCCAGGCGAAACGACGCGTGAAAAGGGCGAAGGAAGAAGAGACCGCGGCCGTCGCACCGGCAGCCGAAAAGAAAAAATCCGCCTGA
- the rpmJ gene encoding 50S ribosomal protein L36, translated as MKVRTSVKPICDKCKVVRRKGVLRVICENPKHKQRQG; from the coding sequence ATGAAAGTAAGAACATCGGTGAAACCGATTTGCGACAAGTGCAAGGTAGTGAGACGTAAAGGTGTTTTAAGGGTAATTTGCGAGAACCCCAAACATAAACAGAGACAGGGATAG
- the rplN gene encoding 50S ribosomal protein L14, with protein sequence MIQLRTVLEVADNSGARVVQCIKVLGGSTRRYARIGDVIKVAVKQASPNSSIKKGEVKNAVIVRTKKERRRSNGSYIKFDTNAAVLINDAREPLGTRIFGPVGRELRDKRFMKIVSLAPEVL encoded by the coding sequence ATGATTCAGCTTAGAACGGTATTGGAAGTGGCGGATAACTCCGGTGCCCGCGTAGTGCAGTGCATCAAGGTGCTAGGCGGCTCCACGCGGAGATACGCGAGGATCGGCGACGTCATAAAGGTTGCGGTTAAACAGGCGTCGCCAAACTCGAGCATCAAAAAGGGCGAGGTGAAAAACGCCGTGATAGTGAGGACCAAGAAGGAGCGAAGGCGCTCGAACGGTTCATATATAAAGTTTGATACGAATGCGGCAGTGCTCATAAACGATGCCAGAGAGCCGCTCGGAACGCGTATTTTTGGCCCGGTAGGAAGGGAGCTGAGAGACAAGAGATTCATGAAAATCGTCTCGCTGGCCCCGGAGGTACTGTGA
- the infA gene encoding translation initiation factor IF-1: protein MAKESAIEMEGTVIEALPNAMFRVELENKHTVLAHISGKMRKYYIRILGGDKVKVELSPYDLSKGRITYRYK, encoded by the coding sequence ATGGCGAAAGAGTCAGCGATTGAGATGGAAGGAACGGTCATTGAGGCCCTCCCGAATGCGATGTTTCGCGTGGAGCTTGAGAACAAGCACACGGTGCTCGCGCATATTTCGGGAAAGATGAGGAAGTATTACATACGTATCCTCGGCGGGGACAAGGTGAAGGTTGAACTCTCTCCGTATGACCTTTCAAAGGGAAGAATAACCTACCGGTATAAATGA
- the rplX gene encoding 50S ribosomal protein L24, whose translation MKIRKDDIVELIAGKDKGRRGKVLSANPVDGFVTVEKLNMVKKHQKPNAQMRQGGIVDKENKIRVDNVKVVCSKCDKAVRVGKKALEDGKKTRICRSCGEVLDAV comes from the coding sequence ATGAAAATACGGAAGGACGATATAGTGGAATTGATTGCCGGCAAGGACAAGGGTCGGCGCGGGAAAGTGCTATCGGCAAATCCGGTAGACGGTTTTGTTACCGTAGAGAAGCTGAACATGGTGAAAAAGCACCAGAAGCCGAATGCCCAGATGAGGCAGGGCGGCATTGTAGACAAGGAGAACAAGATCCGTGTCGACAACGTAAAGGTTGTTTGTTCAAAATGCGATAAAGCTGTTCGGGTGGGGAAGAAAGCCCTTGAAGATGGAAAAAAGACACGCATCTGCCGTTCATGCGGCGAAGTACTGGATGCGGTATAG